One stretch of Lacimicrobium alkaliphilum DNA includes these proteins:
- a CDS encoding fatty acid desaturase encodes MSVSSPSGDLSPQQRARHIIQAIHSEEQYWRKRYPILRYQSVIGLAILLVALAGMLGAAVLYYLEWIPAWACIIVAALCASLSHEIEHDLIHRQYFRHQPIIYHGMMLLTWLMRPNTVNPWYRRSMHLLHHKVSGTPKDLEERLVGNGITWGLSRFIVMFDGLLGLCLRHGILRRETDNFSMLKLLAATFPLATLYFLIWYTFLLFHAYDALFAGISAGAGGTSAAAYPDALLWLMEGINFAVVVLIVPNVIRSACLNLITSHMHYYGNVQNLLQQTQILDRWYFMPLQLFCFNFGRTHSIHHFVVSQPFYLRQLVAGKVLKVMREQGVRRNDLSTFTTGNRWNNPLRT; translated from the coding sequence ATGTCAGTCAGCAGTCCATCCGGTGACCTGTCCCCGCAACAACGCGCCCGCCATATCATTCAGGCCATTCACAGCGAAGAGCAGTACTGGCGTAAGCGCTATCCCATACTGCGCTACCAGAGTGTTATCGGGCTGGCTATCCTGCTAGTGGCACTGGCGGGTATGCTGGGTGCCGCTGTCCTTTATTACCTGGAGTGGATCCCTGCCTGGGCTTGCATCATTGTGGCGGCGCTCTGTGCATCCCTGTCCCATGAAATCGAACATGATCTGATCCATCGTCAGTATTTTCGTCATCAGCCCATTATCTATCATGGCATGATGCTGCTGACCTGGTTGATGCGCCCGAACACCGTTAACCCATGGTACAGGCGCAGTATGCATCTGTTACATCATAAAGTCTCCGGTACCCCCAAGGATCTGGAAGAACGCCTGGTAGGCAATGGCATCACCTGGGGCCTGAGTCGTTTTATCGTCATGTTTGATGGCCTGCTGGGGCTGTGTCTGCGCCACGGGATTCTGCGCCGGGAGACAGACAACTTTTCAATGCTAAAGCTGCTGGCGGCGACCTTTCCTCTGGCGACCCTGTATTTTTTAATCTGGTATACCTTTTTGCTGTTCCACGCTTATGACGCCCTCTTCGCAGGGATTAGCGCAGGAGCCGGAGGCACCAGTGCAGCAGCTTATCCGGATGCTTTACTCTGGCTGATGGAAGGCATTAACTTTGCGGTGGTGGTGCTGATCGTACCCAACGTGATCCGTTCCGCCTGTTTAAACCTGATCACCTCCCATATGCATTACTATGGCAATGTGCAAAACCTGCTTCAGCAGACCCAGATTCTGGATCGCTGGTATTTTATGCCCCTGCAGCTATTTTGTTTTAACTTTGGCCGTACCCATTCAATACACCATTTTGTGGTCAGTCAGCCTTTCTATTTGCGCCAGTTAGTGGCCGGTAAGGTGCTTAAAGTCATGCGCGAACAGGGCGTTAGACGCAATGATCTCTCCACTTTTACCACCGGTAATCGCTGGAATAACCCTCTGCGAACTTAG
- a CDS encoding succinylglutamate desuccinylase/aspartoacylase domain-containing protein encodes MSGLRLHQIYPPFDWCKESTLSGFLHTLPGPAVLHIPGKNTAITRVVVTLLHGNEPSGLNAIHRILSEGYEPRVNIKVIIASVVAAKTEPVFSHRMLPGQRDLNRCFSAGEKDLQSEIAMAIKEQIIRMTPESVVDLHNTSGSGPAFCVSTQSQEQHIALASHFSHRMILTDIILGSLMEQKLGCPVITVESGGAQDDVADEVAYNGLLSFMDAENAFYRKQHVELLNLPRRVELAKDRSIAYADSAQPDKDITLRRDIEKYNFGETPQDTCLGWIKENSLDALKLDRHPHRLEQWFYLNDHCLMTKRPLRLFMVTTNATIAASDCLFYVVDN; translated from the coding sequence ATGAGTGGCCTGAGATTACATCAGATTTATCCGCCTTTTGACTGGTGCAAAGAATCAACCCTGAGTGGCTTTTTACACACACTTCCCGGCCCTGCCGTTTTGCATATCCCCGGTAAAAACACTGCTATTACCAGGGTTGTGGTGACCTTACTGCATGGCAATGAACCCTCCGGGCTTAACGCCATTCACAGGATCTTAAGCGAAGGTTACGAGCCCCGGGTTAATATAAAAGTGATCATTGCCTCTGTGGTTGCGGCGAAAACCGAACCGGTTTTCAGTCACCGTATGTTGCCAGGCCAACGGGATCTGAACCGTTGCTTCAGCGCTGGAGAAAAAGACTTACAAAGTGAGATAGCCATGGCAATCAAGGAACAAATAATCCGGATGACACCAGAGTCAGTGGTTGATTTGCATAACACCTCAGGCAGTGGGCCTGCTTTTTGTGTCAGTACACAATCGCAGGAACAACACATTGCACTGGCCTCCCATTTCAGCCACCGGATGATCCTCACCGATATTATTTTGGGGTCTCTTATGGAGCAGAAACTGGGCTGCCCTGTCATCACAGTGGAGTCCGGTGGTGCCCAGGATGATGTAGCCGATGAGGTTGCCTATAACGGTTTGCTCTCTTTTATGGACGCAGAGAATGCTTTTTACCGCAAACAACATGTGGAGCTGCTGAATTTGCCTAGAAGAGTCGAACTGGCAAAGGATCGCAGCATTGCCTATGCCGATTCAGCACAGCCGGATAAAGATATTACTCTTCGCCGCGACATTGAAAAATACAACTTTGGTGAGACGCCTCAGGACACCTGTCTGGGATGGATTAAGGAGAATAGCCTTGATGCACTGAAACTGGATCGCCACCCGCATAGGCTAGAGCAATGGTTTTATCTCAACGACCACTGCCTGATGACTAAGCGCCCACTGAGACTCTTTATGGTGACAACCAATGCGACAATCGCAGCATCAGACTGCCTTTTTTACGTTGTCGATAACTGA
- the putA gene encoding bifunctional proline dehydrogenase/L-glutamate gamma-semialdehyde dehydrogenase PutA: MLYDNNLVTECPIRQMIRDFYRIDENLAVDHILPDAEVNMSARSRAWERARKMVLQIRSEQRGSSGIDALLEEYSLSSDEGVVLMCLAEALLRVPDKKTQDELIRDKLSKGRWSSHLGSSDSLFVNASSWGLLLTGSMVSYADHRRADHFGLLKRTLGRVGEPVIRKSMNIAMKIMGRQFVMGETIEDAVERAQNKEKIGYVYSYDMLGEGARTMRDAKRYYDAYAHAIEVIGRAAGGRGPRRSPGISVKLSAIHPRYEFTHRERVMAEIPPRLKALCLLAKKHDIGLTVDAEESERLDISLDIIEAVFTDPELENWTGFGMAVQSYQKRAMYVIDWLRDLTQRAGRKMMVRLVKGAYWDTEIKNAQKDGLEHFPVFTRKSSTDVSYHACANRLLDYRDTIYPQFATHNAYTASVIIELAGDDKEGFEFQCLHGMGDSLYDQIVRTDHIQCRVYAPVGQHEELLAYLVRRLLENGANSSFVNAIVDDSKPVESLLEDPVEKTQRLKRKYNEQIQKPIALFGDERDNSKGLDVTDINALSPLKITLDRWITENSFSEADIPDGHYAVRNPANRDEIIGYHQYDTKQSMLEKLETAHSHFQSWSQKSMSERADMLRRIADILERHSDELIAICIKEAGKTLKDSVDEVREAVDFCRYYAARGELLAEDERLSPRGVVLCISPWNFPLAIFLGQVVAALVTGNTVVAKPAEQTSLIAKRTITLMESVGLPPGVVVSVIAEGPLVGNTLLPDERIKAVMFTGSTQTGSLIARSLAARHGEQVPLIAETGGQNCMIVDSTALPEQVVDDVIASGFQSTGQRCSALRVLFLQEDIADQVITMLKGALAELSLGDPAYLSTDVGPVIDNKALANLSAHVDAMQGKAELLFESSIPDSCAKGTYFAPRLYEIKDIDVLQKEVFGPCVHIVRYKASELNGVMDKINSTGYGLTMGIHSRIDERAIELARLARVGNVYINRNMIGAVVGVQPFGGRNLSGTGPKAGGPNYLPRLMLEKATPKPPKEATGNEVDEALESNDSDRQEAREVMDNAVAAEQQWRLMDLNTRTSSVRQLLAKIAKVDIVEELADDLNSTLAVARAQLFAIEKRLKKPKVLPGPTGESNVLYLEPRGVLVCFADKDVTFEYWTLSIVTALATGNTVISVVSDVFYEEALAFRDKFMATGAPHGVFQVVHLRHLQALLEEPKLAGVVIDSNSERSAYIANLLARREGAILPVITAEYNDNLIQRVLCEKTISIDTTASGGNTSLMTLVEDEELLY, from the coding sequence ATGTTATACGATAACAATCTCGTTACCGAATGCCCGATCAGACAAATGATCAGGGATTTTTATCGCATCGATGAAAACTTGGCTGTTGACCATATATTACCCGATGCTGAAGTGAATATGAGTGCCCGCAGTCGCGCCTGGGAGCGGGCCCGCAAAATGGTGTTGCAGATTCGCAGTGAACAGCGCGGGAGCAGCGGCATTGACGCACTGCTGGAAGAGTATTCCCTGTCCAGTGATGAAGGTGTGGTGCTGATGTGTCTGGCCGAAGCCTTATTGCGGGTACCCGACAAGAAAACTCAGGATGAACTGATCCGTGACAAACTGTCAAAAGGTCGCTGGAGTAGCCACCTGGGCAGCAGTGACTCGCTGTTTGTTAATGCCTCTTCATGGGGCCTGCTACTGACTGGTAGCATGGTCAGCTATGCCGATCATCGCCGCGCCGATCATTTTGGTTTGCTGAAACGCACCCTTGGCAGAGTCGGTGAGCCGGTCATTCGCAAGTCTATGAATATTGCCATGAAGATCATGGGCAGGCAGTTTGTAATGGGAGAGACCATCGAAGATGCGGTGGAACGCGCCCAGAACAAAGAAAAAATCGGTTATGTGTATTCCTACGACATGCTCGGCGAAGGGGCCCGCACGATGCGTGATGCCAAGCGTTATTATGATGCCTACGCTCACGCCATTGAAGTAATTGGCCGTGCCGCCGGTGGCAGAGGGCCACGGCGTAGTCCCGGCATTTCGGTTAAGCTGTCGGCCATTCATCCGCGTTATGAATTTACCCACAGAGAGCGGGTGATGGCAGAGATCCCGCCAAGACTCAAAGCCCTGTGTCTATTAGCGAAAAAGCATGACATCGGACTTACCGTTGACGCCGAGGAATCTGAACGTCTGGATATCTCCCTGGATATCATTGAAGCGGTATTTACCGATCCGGAGCTGGAAAACTGGACCGGCTTCGGTATGGCCGTGCAGTCCTACCAAAAGCGGGCCATGTACGTTATTGACTGGCTGCGCGATCTGACTCAGCGAGCCGGGCGCAAAATGATGGTGAGGCTGGTCAAAGGGGCCTACTGGGATACAGAAATTAAAAACGCCCAGAAAGACGGACTGGAGCATTTTCCGGTATTCACCCGCAAGTCATCTACAGATGTGTCATATCATGCCTGCGCCAACCGCCTGCTGGATTACCGTGACACCATCTATCCGCAGTTTGCCACGCACAACGCCTATACCGCGTCAGTTATCATTGAGCTGGCCGGTGACGATAAAGAAGGGTTTGAATTCCAGTGCCTGCATGGCATGGGTGACTCTTTGTATGATCAGATCGTCAGAACCGATCATATCCAGTGTCGTGTTTATGCGCCGGTGGGCCAGCATGAAGAGTTGCTGGCGTATCTGGTGCGCCGTTTGCTCGAAAACGGTGCCAACTCGTCTTTTGTTAATGCCATTGTGGATGACAGTAAGCCAGTGGAATCTCTGCTTGAAGATCCGGTGGAGAAAACCCAGCGACTGAAACGCAAATACAATGAACAGATCCAAAAGCCCATCGCCCTGTTTGGCGATGAGCGGGATAACTCTAAAGGGCTGGACGTCACCGACATCAATGCCCTGAGCCCGCTGAAAATTACGCTGGATCGCTGGATAACCGAAAACAGCTTTAGCGAAGCCGACATACCCGACGGCCATTACGCCGTGCGCAACCCGGCCAATCGCGACGAGATTATCGGTTATCATCAGTATGATACTAAGCAAAGCATGCTGGAAAAGCTGGAAACGGCGCACAGCCATTTCCAGAGCTGGTCGCAAAAGTCCATGTCGGAACGTGCCGATATGCTGCGTCGTATTGCCGACATTCTGGAAAGGCATAGCGATGAACTGATCGCCATTTGTATCAAAGAAGCAGGCAAAACCCTCAAGGACAGCGTTGACGAAGTGCGTGAAGCGGTGGATTTCTGCCGTTATTATGCTGCCCGTGGCGAGCTGCTTGCCGAGGATGAGCGTCTGTCTCCCCGTGGAGTGGTGCTGTGTATCAGCCCATGGAACTTCCCTCTGGCCATCTTCCTTGGCCAGGTGGTCGCCGCACTGGTGACCGGGAATACGGTGGTGGCCAAACCCGCCGAGCAAACCAGCCTGATCGCCAAGCGTACGATTACTCTGATGGAATCCGTTGGCTTACCTCCGGGTGTGGTCGTTAGCGTCATTGCTGAAGGTCCTTTAGTTGGCAATACCTTACTGCCGGATGAGCGTATCAAGGCAGTCATGTTCACCGGCTCCACTCAGACCGGCTCTTTGATTGCCCGCAGTCTGGCAGCAAGGCATGGGGAACAGGTGCCACTGATCGCCGAAACAGGCGGTCAGAATTGCATGATTGTCGACTCCACGGCGTTGCCTGAGCAGGTGGTGGACGATGTTATCGCATCGGGTTTTCAGAGCACAGGTCAGCGCTGTTCTGCACTCAGGGTGTTGTTCCTGCAGGAAGATATCGCCGACCAGGTGATTACTATGCTCAAAGGGGCGCTGGCGGAATTGTCATTGGGTGACCCGGCATACCTGTCAACGGATGTTGGCCCGGTGATTGATAACAAGGCACTGGCAAACCTGAGCGCTCACGTTGATGCCATGCAGGGCAAAGCAGAGCTGTTGTTTGAGAGCAGCATTCCGGACAGTTGCGCAAAGGGAACCTACTTTGCCCCGCGTCTGTATGAGATTAAAGACATCGACGTGCTGCAAAAAGAGGTGTTCGGCCCTTGTGTGCATATTGTGCGTTATAAGGCGTCAGAGCTTAACGGGGTGATGGACAAAATCAATTCCACCGGGTATGGCTTAACCATGGGCATTCACTCACGCATTGATGAACGGGCCATTGAACTGGCCAGACTGGCGCGTGTCGGTAATGTTTATATCAACCGCAATATGATTGGTGCGGTGGTTGGCGTGCAGCCTTTCGGCGGGCGCAACTTATCCGGTACCGGCCCTAAAGCCGGCGGGCCTAACTATCTGCCCCGCCTGATGCTGGAAAAAGCCACACCTAAGCCGCCCAAAGAGGCCACGGGTAATGAGGTGGACGAGGCTCTGGAGAGTAATGACAGTGACCGTCAGGAAGCCCGGGAGGTGATGGACAATGCCGTGGCGGCCGAACAGCAATGGCGGTTAATGGACTTAAACACGCGAACATCTTCGGTGCGTCAGCTACTGGCAAAAATCGCCAAAGTCGATATTGTCGAAGAGCTGGCCGATGACTTAAACAGCACGCTGGCGGTTGCGCGCGCGCAGTTGTTCGCCATTGAAAAGCGTCTGAAAAAGCCAAAGGTACTGCCGGGGCCAACCGGTGAATCCAACGTGCTGTATCTGGAGCCCCGTGGGGTGCTGGTGTGTTTTGCCGACAAAGACGTGACCTTTGAATACTGGACGTTGTCTATCGTAACCGCACTGGCCACAGGGAATACGGTGATTTCGGTGGTATCTGATGTGTTTTACGAGGAAGCACTGGCGTTTCGTGACAAGTTTATGGCCACCGGTGCACCACACGGGGTGTTTCAGGTAGTGCATTTGCGCCACTTACAGGCGTTGCTTGAAGAGCCCAAACTGGCCGGGGTGGTCATTGACAGTAACAGCGAACGTAGCGCCTATATTGCCAACCTGCTGGCCCGTCGCGAAGGGGCAATTCTGCCGGTGATCACCGCAGAATATAACGATAACCTGATCCAGCGTGTGTTATGCGAAAAAACCATCAGTATCGATACCACTGCCTCAGGGGGGAATACCTCACTGATGACCCTGGTCGAAGATGAAGAGTTGCTTTACTGA